The following proteins are encoded in a genomic region of Methanobrevibacter gottschalkii DSM 11977:
- a CDS encoding zinc ribbon domain-containing protein, with protein MNNFENQKFCQSCAMPLESSDFFGTNADGSKNEDYCIYCFKDGEFTSDMSMDEMMNFCIDKMTEVHPDIDKQQATAMMGEIFPKLKRWADD; from the coding sequence ATGAATAATTTTGAAAATCAGAAATTTTGCCAATCCTGTGCAATGCCTCTTGAAAGTAGTGATTTTTTTGGAACTAATGCAGATGGAAGTAAAAATGAAGACTATTGTATTTACTGTTTTAAAGACGGTGAATTCACATCAGACATGTCAATGGATGAAATGATGAACTTCTGTATTGATAAAATGACTGAAGTCCATCCAGACATTGATAAACAACAAGCGACTGCAATGATGGGTGAAATATTTCCTAAATTAAAAAGATGGGCGGATGATTAA
- a CDS encoding phosphatase PAP2 family protein: MNINVELFYLFNHAFQNPFFDYIMPVFTHFGGFKFLILVLIAIVLYAHLRNKRTLRKIIFLTLIALLFSDGIAFVLKHLIHEPRPFLSLDNVHLLIAEDDPLSFPSGHTTSTIAIVTFLVFNMKELAKKHYKIINVCLIIFAILIPFSRMYIGVHYPGDVLAGAAIGIVGAVIVNHFKCEILNRIDILNKIKESIS; this comes from the coding sequence ATGCATTTCAAAATCCATTTTTTGATTATATAATGCCGGTTTTCACTCACTTCGGAGGATTTAAATTTTTAATATTGGTATTGATAGCTATTGTGTTATATGCTCATTTAAGAAATAAGAGAACACTTAGAAAAATCATTTTTTTAACATTAATCGCTTTGTTATTTTCAGATGGTATTGCTTTTGTCTTAAAACATTTAATTCATGAACCAAGACCTTTTTTAAGTTTAGATAATGTACATTTATTAATTGCTGAAGATGATCCTCTTTCATTTCCTTCAGGCCATACTACTTCCACAATTGCAATAGTCACATTTCTTGTATTTAATATGAAAGAATTAGCTAAAAAACATTATAAAATCATAAATGTTTGTTTAATAATTTTTGCAATATTAATTCCATTTTCAAGAATGTATATTGGAGTTCATTATCCCGGTGATGTGTTAGCTGGTGCAGCAATTGGAATTGTTGGTGCAGTAATTGTTAATCACTTTAAATGTGAAATTTTAAATAGAATTGATATATTAAATAAAATTAAGGAGTCTATATCATGA